From one Paenibacillus sp. FSL K6-1330 genomic stretch:
- a CDS encoding carbohydrate ABC transporter permease, with amino-acid sequence MKERGILSVSDLRKPWNKAVYGFMVLCIAVMVFTMLYPIGMTMFNGLKSNQEINTFPPRFFPSEWHWDNVPKGWEYIDLPMFLKNTLLIFGGNLLVTILVLGLAAFSISRIRVPYHRVIYFFILMTLFIPASSYMIPNFVNLKELGLLNSYWAFWLPAGANAYFFLLIKNFFDGIHPEIFEAARIDGASELSSFLRIAVPLSVPIFATLAIFIFSTAWNDWFWPSLVMQTQDKYTLATAIYKYVINARSLDSSIKFAILFMVMVPPIFVFLVFQKFIMRSVSLSAVKG; translated from the coding sequence ATGAAAGAGAGAGGCATACTGTCCGTATCGGATTTGAGAAAACCGTGGAACAAGGCGGTATACGGGTTTATGGTGCTGTGCATCGCGGTGATGGTCTTTACGATGCTGTACCCGATCGGCATGACGATGTTCAACGGGCTGAAGAGCAATCAGGAGATCAACACGTTTCCGCCACGCTTTTTCCCTTCGGAATGGCATTGGGATAACGTCCCAAAGGGGTGGGAATACATCGATCTGCCGATGTTTCTGAAGAATACGCTGCTTATTTTTGGCGGCAATCTGCTGGTGACGATTCTGGTACTGGGCTTGGCGGCCTTCAGCATTTCTCGTATCCGAGTTCCCTATCACCGCGTCATCTATTTCTTCATTCTCATGACCTTGTTTATTCCGGCGTCGAGTTACATGATTCCGAACTTCGTTAATTTGAAGGAGCTTGGGCTGTTGAATTCCTACTGGGCCTTCTGGCTGCCGGCCGGAGCCAATGCTTACTTCTTCCTGCTGATCAAAAACTTCTTCGATGGCATACATCCGGAGATCTTCGAGGCGGCGCGCATCGACGGCGCTTCGGAATTGAGCAGCTTTCTGCGGATTGCCGTTCCGCTGTCCGTCCCGATCTTCGCAACGCTGGCGATCTTTATCTTCTCCACGGCATGGAATGACTGGTTCTGGCCGTCGCTTGTCATGCAGACGCAGGACAAGTACACGCTGGCTACGGCCATCTACAAGTATGTCATTAACGCTAGGAGCCTGGACAGCAGCATAAAATTCGCGATTCTGTTCATGGTCATGGTGCCGCCGATCTTTGTATTTCTGGTGTTCCAGAAATTCATTATGCGCAGCGTCAGTCTCTCGGCCGTTAAAGGGTAG